The Prochlorococcus marinus XMU1408 region AGAAGAGGGTTATTTAACAGAGGATAATTATGGGTGAAATTCAAACATACGCTTCAAACTCAGGAGATTTTAATTTCCTTTTCGTTCTAATTATTGTTGGGACTTATCTTCTTTATGAGGTTGGAAAGGCAATAATGGACAACAACGATGATGATGACATGGATGGAGGAATGACGATGCGTGTAGCAGATGGAGCACAGGCCTGAATTGACTACCAAAACAATATGTACTAATTGACAACAAAAATTTGTCGTCTTTAAACAGGTTTAGGGTGAATTGAATCTATAATTAGTCATCTATTTAATTAAAAATTTTGAGCGAAGAAAATATCAAAAGAAAAATAGATGCTTTATTAAAAGAACTTCAGGAGAAAACAGGAGTTTCGGATGAAGAGATGGACGAATTTAAAAAAATAATGGAACTAGCAGATTTTTCACAAGACCAAGAATAATTTATTTAAATGACGGGATGAATGAAGGTCTAGCGAGATGCGAGTTTTGACCAAATAAGTAGTACCAACACGTTAAGCAATGCATATCCAACAGCAATTTGAAGTTGATAAAAATATCCAACAATCGAAGAGGATCCCACAATAATCAAACTAGTAATAAAATATCTCTTGAAAAATTCACCTAAAAAAATCAAGCACTATAAATATTTAGATTGAAAATTAAATCATGAAAGTCTTATTTGATTTTCAATCGAATAAGCATTGCTTGTGCAGGCCTCATTGCCTGTAACTTGAGAAACAGCAATAACGAGAAGGCTTAGAGAACCAACTGCTAAAGAAATTGTTCTAATAGCACTGGCTTTCTTAGAGATTTTCTTGCTCATATCAAAAAATCTTGATGTAATAAGAATATGATAACTATCCAAGCATAAAAGAGTATCCATTGATACCTACTAGAAATAATTACCTAAAAATTATTAGAACAATTCTGAATAGAGCTAAATCAATTGGAAACTAGATTTAAATTAATTGCTTTATTTACAAACTTGCGATGGTTGTTGCGAGCTTTCTTTTAACAGTTCAATCCAATCTTGCAAAGAATTTAATGAGTCAATATTCAATTGGTAATAAACCCATCTACCAGTTTGCCTATCGGTAATCAAACCTGCGTCTTTTAAAACTTTTAAATGAAAAGATATTTTCGATTGCGCCAATCCAATTTCATTAATCAAATCACAAACACATCGCTCTCCTCCTGAAAGAGACTCAATGATTTGCAATCGCAATGGATCAGATAAAGCTTTTAGCAATTTCCTGGCCATTGCATTTTCAAGAACTACTTCGCTCTTTATCGCTGTGGCCATCACAGAAGGAAAAATATAATCACATGATAAAACAAACTTCAGAAAAGGCTTGCATCGACAAACCTCTATATATCAATATAAATTGATATGAGGAATCTTATCCTTTATTGATTCACTCAATCAACTCAATTACAGGTTATGCGAATCGGTATTAATGGTTTCGGTCGAATAGGACGACTTGTTCTTCGAGCGATCTGGGGTAGAGAAAAAATCGAGATTACACATATCAACGATCCATTGGGTGATGCAAAGGGAGCTGCGCATTTAGTTGAATTTGATTCAGTACATGGTCGATGGAACAAAGCAATAAGCAACGACCAAAACAACCTGAGTATTGAAGGTCAACCAATATCTTTTTCTCAAGAAAGTGATTTCACAAAAGTCCCATGGAAGGAAAAAGGAATAGAACTAATTCTCGAATGTTCAGGAAAATTCAAAACCCCTCAAACATTAAATCCATATTTCGATACTCTTGGAATGAAAAGAGTTGTCGTTGCATGTCCTGTTAAAGGTGAAATACAGGGAGAGGATGCTCTAAATATCGTCTACGGTATTAATCATGATTTATATGAGCCCAATAAACATCGCTTAGTAACAGCAGCATCCTGCACAACTAATTGCTTAGCTCCAGTCGTTAAGGTCGTTAATCAAACCTTTGGTATTAAGCATGGAAGCATCACTACACTCCATGACCTTACAAATACTCAGGTAATCGTTGATTCATTTAAGCCAGATTTAAGAAGAGCCAGAAGCGGATCACAAAGCTTAATTCCAACAACGACAGGATCAGCAAAAGCGATAGGGATGATATTCCCTGAATTACAAGGAAAATTAAATGGCCATGCAGTTCGAGTTCCTATCCTCAATGGATCTTTAACTGATGCTGTATTTGAATTAGAGAAAGAGGTAACGCAAGAAGAAGTCAATTATGTGTTCAAAGAAGCTTCAGAAGGAGAGCTAAAAGGAATACTTGGTTACGAAGAAAAGCCACTTGTATCAATCGATTATGTCAATGACTCGAGAAGTTCAATCATTGATGCTCTCTCAACCATGGTGGTCAATAAAACTCAACTGAAAGTCTATATTTGGTATGACAATGAATGGGGTTATAGCTGTCGAATGGCAGATCTCGTTTGCCATGTAATAAATCTCGAAAAAGGCTAAAAATAAAAACATGCGATTAACGGCATTGCAACAATATGGAATCGTAACGACCAACTATTGGGCATTCACACTGACAGATGGTGCTCTAAGAATGCTAGTGATTTTTCACTTTCATAGCCTTGGATATACAACATTAGAAATTGCATTCTTATTCCTTTTTTATGAGTTTTTTGGCGTCATCACTAATCTCTATGGAGGTTGGATAGGAGCAAGGTATGGATTACGTCTAACACTTTGGGTAGGAACCCTTTTACAAATCGGCGCCTTATTGATGTTGATACCCGTTTCAAGTGGTTGGTCGAAACTTTTGAGTGTCATTCATGTCATGGTTGCGCAAGCGATTAGTGGTATAGCAAAAGATCTCAATAAGATGAGTGCTAAAAGTGCCATCAAAACTGTCGTTCCAGACTCCTCAGAAGAAGATGGTGGAAATAATCAATTATTTAAATGGGTAGCCATCTTAACTGGTTCAAAAAATGCACTCAAAGGAGTTGGCTTCTTTCTTGGTGGACTTTTGCTTACAAGTTTTGGATTTAATAAAGCAGTTGAATTAATGGCTATCGGTTTAGGTCTGTCATTTCTAATGACATTAATTTTGCCTGGAGATATTGGACAGATGAAAAGCAAACCCATCTTAAAAGACTTATTCTCTAAATCTCAAGGGATCAACGTCCTATCTGTTGCACGTTTTTTTCTCTTTGGAGCAAGAGATGTATGGTTCGTCGTAGCACTTCCTGTTTTTCTTGAAACGTATCTAAATTGGAATTTTTCTGAGATTGGAGCGTTCCTAGGATTGTGGGTTATTGGTTATGGCTTTATCCAAGCT contains the following coding sequences:
- a CDS encoding ArsR/SmtB family transcription factor, whose translation is MATAIKSEVVLENAMARKLLKALSDPLRLQIIESLSGGERCVCDLINEIGLAQSKISFHLKVLKDAGLITDRQTGRWVYYQLNIDSLNSLQDWIELLKESSQQPSQVCK
- a CDS encoding ArsJ-associated glyceraldehyde-3-phosphate dehydrogenase — translated: MRIGINGFGRIGRLVLRAIWGREKIEITHINDPLGDAKGAAHLVEFDSVHGRWNKAISNDQNNLSIEGQPISFSQESDFTKVPWKEKGIELILECSGKFKTPQTLNPYFDTLGMKRVVVACPVKGEIQGEDALNIVYGINHDLYEPNKHRLVTAASCTTNCLAPVVKVVNQTFGIKHGSITTLHDLTNTQVIVDSFKPDLRRARSGSQSLIPTTTGSAKAIGMIFPELQGKLNGHAVRVPILNGSLTDAVFELEKEVTQEEVNYVFKEASEGELKGILGYEEKPLVSIDYVNDSRSSIIDALSTMVVNKTQLKVYIWYDNEWGYSCRMADLVCHVINLEKG
- the arsJ gene encoding organoarsenical effux MFS transporter ArsJ, producing MRLTALQQYGIVTTNYWAFTLTDGALRMLVIFHFHSLGYTTLEIAFLFLFYEFFGVITNLYGGWIGARYGLRLTLWVGTLLQIGALLMLIPVSSGWSKLLSVIHVMVAQAISGIAKDLNKMSAKSAIKTVVPDSSEEDGGNNQLFKWVAILTGSKNALKGVGFFLGGLLLTSFGFNKAVELMAIGLGLSFLMTLILPGDIGQMKSKPILKDLFSKSQGINVLSVARFFLFGARDVWFVVALPVFLETYLNWNFSEIGAFLGLWVIGYGFIQAFAPSLRNLWGNKTSPGVSSVQFWSAVLTAIPALIAIALWRQSNPEIAITAGLILFGFIFAMNSSIHSYMVLAYTDKENVSLNVGFYYMANAAGRLIGTLLSGVLFMLGTNASIGMQLCLWCSSLFVFISLLTSLRLPPVSRTKAIKNS